A window from Salvia miltiorrhiza cultivar Shanhuang (shh) chromosome 2, IMPLAD_Smil_shh, whole genome shotgun sequence encodes these proteins:
- the LOC131008321 gene encoding uncharacterized mitochondrial protein AtMg00310-like: protein MCASYWWGDTNKKYRLHWARWEKLCRPKDKDGMGFRNLKALNKALLAKVPANSSFVWRSIAWSRDIIDAGHIWKVGDGMNIRMKEDV from the exons ATGTGTGCAAGTTATTGGTGGGGAGATACGAACAAGAAATACCGGCTGCATTGGGCTCGATGGGAGAAGCTTTGCCGGCCTAAAGATAAAGACGGTATGGGCTTCAGGAATCTGAAGGCCTTGAATAAAGCTTTATTG GCGAAAGTTCCTGCCAATTCCTCTTTTGTTTGGAGATCAATTGCGTGGAGTAGAGATATCATCGATGCGGGACACATCTGGAAAGTAGGGGATGGAATGAACATTCGCATGAAAGAGGATGTTTAG